The sequence TTCCTTACGACTGCCAAAGCCTAAGTTTGAAAGAAATTTGTCTAATCTAATTTTGCTTACCTTTTTAAAACAGGGGGAATAGCTCCCCCTATTTATTAAAGTCTTACTTTACTCTTTCTTTGAGAGACTTAGCTGGGTGGAAAGTAACAACTTTTCTTGCAGGAATTTTAATTACTTCGCCAGTTCTTGGGTTTCTTCCTTTTCTTGCTTTTCTTTCTTTTACATTGAATACACCAAGTCCTGGAAGAGCAACTCTTTCACCCTTTTCGAGAGCTTCTGTGAGAGCTGCAACGAACGCATTAACACATCTTTCAGCAGCAGCTTTTGTTGTCCCCGCCTGAGCTGCTACCTTTGCTACTAATTCTGCTTTTGTCATATCTGACCCTCCTTAAAAAAGATTTTTCTTCCCCAAAATTTACCTTTAAATTTTTCGGGGTAAATACTTAACACTTTAAATTTATATTAAGTATTTTCAGGGTGTCAAGTGTTTTGTTATTTATTTTCAATAATTAGATGCCATTTCGTTTATCCAATTGGTTTTACAGTTCCTCGCTCGACATAGTAAATACTATCTGCGGCGTCTTCCACTTCTGTATCATGGGTTACAATAATAAGCTGTCTTACAAATTTCCTTTCCTTCAAATTAATCAGGATATTTATAAGTTCATTTCTCCTTTGCTGGTCTAAATGAACTGTAGGTTCATCTAAGATTAAAAATTCTGCTTTGTTTGATAAAAATTTTCCTATGGCAAGCCTGAGGGCAAGACCAAGGGCTACCCTTTGCCCTCCACTGATTGCCGAGGCTGATACATATCTGTCTGTTTTTTCAACTGTAGGTGCAAGAAGGGATATATCAAAATTTTCGGAAAATTTAACCTGCTGGAATGGAAAATCAAAAGCAGAAAAGATTATATTTGTTATTCTGGGTAATTCATACAAAGCATTATCTCTGATTATTTTTTGTATTCCTCTGGGGCCCAGAGCTTCTTCTACTTTTTTGTATTTTTTGATTTTTTCTTCTATTTTTTGTGCCGTTTCAATGGCTTCTTTTGTTTTTGTGATTTCTTTTTGGAGTGTTTCATACTGACCGGTTGTTTTTCCTAATTCCTGCTGTATCTGGCTTAGTTGGTCGTTTTTCTCTTTTAGCTGTTGTTGTAGCTGATTGTTTTTTTCTTTTAACTCTTTTAGCTGCTGGTCTATTTTTTCTTGATTAACAAGCATTGGTTTAAGTTCTTCTATTTTTTGAGTGTTTTCCTTGATTGTTTTTTTTAGGTTCTCTATTTCCTGTGATATTTTTTC is a genomic window of Persephonella sp. containing:
- a CDS encoding HU family DNA-binding protein, which encodes MTKAELVAKVAAQAGTTKAAAERCVNAFVAALTEALEKGERVALPGLGVFNVKERKARKGRNPRTGEVIKIPARKVVTFHPAKSLKERVK
- a CDS encoding AAA family ATPase, producing the protein DKYSELEKEKTDLKARISVLNSQLKAAADIEKEKQELEKFLTENKNIYHTFVELSRYLKNTDVDNLKKQLETIKNDIQKLIQKIKITDQNQIKQEIEKLKKAEKEYIQILSLVEEKEKISQEIENLKKTIKENTQKIEELKPMLVNQEKIDQQLKELKEKNNQLQQQLKEKNDQLSQIQQELGKTTGQYETLQKEITKTKEAIETAQKIEEKIKKYKKVEEALGPRGIQKIIRDNALYELPRITNIIFSAFDFPFQQVKFSENFDISLLAPTVEKTDRYVSASAISGGQRVALGLALRLAIGKFLSNKAEFLILDEPTVHLDQQRRNELINILINLKERKFVRQLIIVTHDTEVEDAADSIYYVERGTVKPIG